The Camelina sativa cultivar DH55 unplaced genomic scaffold, Cs unpScaffold00669, whole genome shotgun sequence sequence ATGTATGTTGtatggttttttttacttgtatgATTTTGGAACACTAGAAAGACAAAATATGTTCTCCTTCCTCTTTCATCAGTTTCTGCTTTTGGCAATTTCACAGAGAATCTTAGGAAACTAGCACTATTTCAAGACCCTCTTCATGACTCGGAGACTTTAGAGGGAGTGAGTCTATTAGATAAAgcgtaaaaaaagaaaaacaaaaggagaaaTATGATGTTGTATGTCTTCTTCTACCCTGCGAAATTTACAACACCATCCGTCCGTCGTCGTTGACGGTTGACCCCTTTTCCGCCATAAAATACCAACGCCCTGtttctgcctttttttttttttttttttttttttttNttttttttattttgttgttgttgttgcatcgAAACCATTCCTTGTGTGCTTGGGAGAGATGAAGACTTCCTCCTAGGTGTTTTTGAAGATCCTCCTGGCGTTTTTCTTCGGTaaatatttctctcttttaattattttttgaatttcgAGAGAGCAATTGGAGATAGCGCGTATGTATCCGCTCATTCATATGGTGTGATCTCACCCTGCTTGGGtcatgattttattatattatctccCACTTTTCAGACCTCCGCCTTTGGATCTGATGGAATCACAACCTCAGAgatcttctgatgatgatggtcaCCCCATGGATAGGGATAGCAACTCCATCCCATCTTCGGCGTGTAATCTATGCGGAAGAGTTGTTCAATCTGCTTCCGATGATGATCTTGAAATCTTTAGCTTATGTGTAGACTGTAAGTTTTTGTTGCTTGAAGATTTCGGCACCCCTGCCCTTCCCCCCCTGGCCCGGAGGCAGACTCCTAGTAgtactagaagaagaagaaggaggaggatgatgagaagGAGAAGTAGAAGTAGGCACGACAGCTCTGAGTCTGTCGGTGATCTTTCCACCCAACAACAATTCACACACTTGATAAGCATCGCAAGACAAAGCCTTTCAACTGTTCTTGCTAGTGATGACCAGCGAACTAGCTCCCATACCACTCCTACCGGTTCGACAAGATGGCCACTTTTCTCAGAATCTGAAAGTGACGATTTTGGCAACTTTGGCGAAACCGATTCAAACGCTAGTTTTAGCCTCTACAGGTTCTCCCATGGTGATAATAGGGATGATGCCATTTCTTTTAGTGCTTACGGTGGTGGGGAGTCTGATGCTTCCACGGACAGGCATCCGGAAATCTTTGTTCACCCAGACGACAGGAGCGACATTGACGTTGACACTGATATAGACCCGATGCATGCTGGTCTTAACCAGTGGAACTCAGACGAAGACGACAGGGAATGGGACGAAGGAGCGGATCCATCTGGGGTTGCCCGAACACGGTATCAAAATTATTTGGCAAGTCCAAGTGAGAGCTACAGCTCCATGACTCGGTTTGATTCACCTGAATTGGAGAGAGGGTTTCGTCAAAGAATTATAGAGAGGAGGCAGGCGCTATCTCGCAACATCTTCACTGGTTTGGAGGATATGGAGTTCTCCCCTTATGCTGCAAATGTTGATGATTATCTTGATGAGAGGGGCTTTGAGGAACTGCTTGAGCAACTTGCCGACGCTGACAATTCCAGAAGAGGTGCACCACCTGCATCGCTGACTTGCGTCAGGAATCTTCCAAAGGTTGTCATTGGGGAGGAGCATGTAAAGAAGGGACTAGTCTGTGCTATCTGCAAAGAGCTTTTCACCCTCGGCAATGAAACCACGCAGCTTCCGTGTCTACATCTATACCATGCTCATTGTATCGTACCTTGGTTGAATGCCCGTAACTCTTGTCCGCTCTGCCGTTACGAGCTCCCAACAGATGATAAAGATTACGAGGAGGGAAGGCAGAATGTACTGGATGTGAGCGAGGATAGCTCCTCCTCTGATGCTGGCACAGACGCGGGAGAAGAGGAATATGTTGAGAGCGAGCCTGGTGTGAGCAGAGTTAGCAGAGGAAGATGGCTGTTCCTGGCTGCTGCACCAGTGGTGGGTCTGGTTGGCGTTGTGTTGGCAATGTGGCTAAGCAACCCACAGAGGAGGGATATAGCAGTCTCTCATAGCCAAAGGGGGAACAGAACCAGAAGATGGCTGCCGTTTTTCTGACTGATACCCAGTTCCCTTGTAACTCTAGAATCTCTCAGACCCTAAAagatacttgagtttttttatCTGCTGTTTATTGACTTATATTGTTTCCACATGTTAGTTTAATTGAAGTTTAACCAAAGTTGTGCTGTGTGTCGTGtgtttcaaataaatattatttgatatatcCAGAGAAAAAAAGGGAGTCCCATCAGGCATCAGTTGATAGAAGTTATAAAGTTACATTTACACaggaattaaataaaaaaactttggatgctgacaaaaagaaaaggaaaaaaaaaaactttggattGGTTCAGGCACATATGAGACGCCCCTGGACTTGTATAGTAGCCAGATCAATGTGTCAATCAGAAAGAATTCAGAAGAGTATGTTGATGTACAGTACCATCCATCCAGCCATTGAGAAGATGGCGAAAATGTGAACCCAGAAAAGCACAGCAGCTGACTCCCTTCCACATCCTCTAAGGTTCGCAACAGCTCCTGAAAGCACTGATGTAGGCATTGTGTGTTGAAGGAGTAGCACAAATCGGAACATCTTGTCCTCAGCAGGAAGGAATCCAAGTTTGTCTGCTAGTGTCACTATTCCTAGTCCTACTGGTGGCACCAACACCAACCGTCCAAATATAATAGCCGCTGTAGTCTTGAAACCAAGTTTTGAACTTCCTGGTCCTAAAATTTAGTCAAGGAATCAATAAGTTCCATATGATGGATGGGGCTAAAAACAAANNNNNNNNNNNNNNNNNNNNNNNNNNNNNNNNNNNNNNNNNNNNNNNNNNNNNNNNNNNNNNNNNNNNNNNNNNNNNNNNNNNNNNNNNNNNNNNNNNNNNNNNNNNNNNNNNNNNNNNNNNNNNNNNNNNNNNNNNNNNNNNNNNNNNNNNNNNNNNNNNNNNNNNNNNNNNNNNNNNNNNNNNNNNNNNNNNNNNNNNNNNNNNNNNNNNNNNNNNNNNNNNNNNNNNNNNNNNNNNNNNNNNNNNNNNNNNNNNNNNNNNNNNNNNNNNNNNNNNNNNNNNNNNNNNNNNNNNNNNNNNNNNNNNNNNNNNNNNNNNNNNNNNNNNNNNNNNNNNNNNNNNNNNNNNNNNNNNNNNNNNNNNNNNNNNNNNNNNNNNNNNNNNNNNNNNNNNNNNNNNNNNNNNNNNNNNNNNNNNNNNNNNNNNNNNNNNNNNNNNNNNNNNNNNNNNNNNNNNNNNNNNNNNNNNNNNNNNNNNNNNNNNNNNNNNNNNNNNNNNNNNNNNNNNNNNNNNNNNNNNNNNNNNNNNNNNNNNNNNNNNNNNNNNNNNNNNNNNNNNNNNNNNNNNNNNNNNNNNNNNNNNNNNNNNNNNNNNNNNNNNNNNNNNNNNNNNNNNNNNNNNNNNNNNNNNNNNNNNNNNNNNNNNNNNNNNNNNNNNNNNNNNNNNNNNNNNNNNNNNNNNNNNNNNNNNNNNNNNNNNNNNNNNNNNNNNNNNNNNNNNNNNNNNNNNNNNNNNNNNNNNNNNNNNNNNNNNNNNNNNNNNNNNNNNNNNNNNNNNNNNNNNNNNNNNNNNNNNNNNNNNNNNNNNNNNNNNNNNNNNNNNNNNNNNNNNNNNNNNNNNNNNNNNNNNNNNNNNNNNNNNNNNNNNNNNNNNNNNNNNNNNNNNNNNNNNNNNNNNNNNNNNNNNNNNNNNNNNNNNNNNNNNNNNNNNNNNNNNNNNNNNNNNNNNNNNNNNNNNNNNNNNNNNNNNNNNNNNNNNNNNNNNNNNNNNNNNNNNNNNNNNNNNNNNNNNNNNNNNNNNNNNNNNNNNNNNNNNNNNNNNNNNNNNNNNNNNNNNNNNNNNNNNNNNNNNNNNNNNNNNNNNNNNNNNNNNNNNNNNNNNNNNNNNNNNNNNNNNNNNNNNNNNNNNNNNNNNNNNNNNNNNNNNNNNNNNNNNNNNNNNNNNNNNNNNNNNNNNNNNNNNNNNNNNNNNNNNNNNNNNNNNNNNNNNNNNNNNNNNNNNNNNNNNNNNNNNNNNNNNNNNNNNNNNNNNNNNNNNNNNNNNNNNNNNNNNNNNNNNNNNNNNNNNNNNNNNNNNNNNNNNNNNNNNNNNNNNNNNNNNNNNNNNNNNNNNNNNNNNNNNNNNNNNNNNNNNNNNNNNNNNNNNNNNNNNNNNNNNNNNNNNNNNNNNNNNNNNNNNNNNNNNNNNNNNNNNNNNNNNNNNNNNNNNNNNNNNNNNNNNNNNNNNNNNNNNNNNNNNNNNNNNNNNNNNNNNNNNNNNNNNNNNNNNNNNNNNNNNNNNNNNNNNNNNNNNNNNNNNNNNNNNNNNNNNNNNNNNNNNNNNNNNNNNNNNNNNNNNNNNNNNNNNNNNNNNNNNNNNNNNNNNNNNNNNNNNNNNNNNNNNNNNNNNNNNNNNNNNNNNNNNNNNNNNNNNNNNNNNNNNNNNNNNNNNNNNNNNNNNNNNNNNNNNNNNNNNNNNNNNNNNNNNNNNNNNNNNNNNNNNNNNNNNNNNNNNNNNNNNNNNNNNNNNNNNNNNNNNNNNNNNNNNNNNNNNNNNNNNNNNNNNNNNNNNNNNNNNNNNNNNNNNNNNNNNNNNNNNNNNNNNNNNNNNNNNNNNNNNNNNNNNNNNNNNNNNNNNNNNNNNNNNNNNNNNNNNNNNNNNNNNNNNNNNNNNNNNNNNNNNNNNNNNNNNNNNNNNNNNNNNNNNNNNNNNNNNNNNNNNNNNNNNNNNNNNNNNNNNNNNNNNNNNNNNNNNNNNNNNNNNNNNNNNNNNNNNNNNNNNNNNNNNNNNNNNNNNNNNNNNNNNNNNNNNNNNNNNNNNNNNNNNNNNNNNNNNNNNNNNNNNNNNNNNNNNNNNNNNNNNNNNNNNNNNNNNNNNNNNNNNNNNNNNNNNNNNNNNNNNNNNNNNNNNNNNNNNNNNNNNNNNNNNNNNNNNNNNNNNNNNNNNNNNNNNNNNNNNNNNNNNNNNNNNNNNNNNNNNNNNNNNNNNNNNNNNNNNNNNNNNNNNNNNNNNNNNNNNNNNNNNNNNNNNNNNNNNNNNNNNNNNNNNNNNNNNNNNNNNNNNNNNNNNNNNNNNNNNNNNNNNNNNNNNNNNNNNNNNNNNNNNNNNNNNNNNNNNNNNNNNNNNNNNNNNNNNNNNNNNNNNNNNNNNNNNNNNNNNNNNNNNNNNNNNNNNNNNNNNNNNNNNNNNNNNNNNNNNNNNNNNNNNNNNNNNNNNNNNNNNNNNNNNNNNNNNNNNNNNNNNNNNNNNNNNNNNNNNNNNNNNNNNNNNNNNNNNNNNNNNNNNNNNNNNNNNNNNNNNNNNNNNNNNNNNNNNNNNNNNNNNNNNNNNNNNNNNNNNNNNNNNNNNNNNNNNNNNNNNNNNNNNNNNNNNNNNNNNNNNNNNNNNNNNNNNNNNNNNNNNNNNNNNNNNNNNNNNNNNNNNNNNNNNNNNNNNNNNNNNNNNNNNNNNNNNNNNNNNNNNNNNNNNNNNNNNNNNNNNNNNNNNNNNNNNNNNNNNNNNNNNNNNNNNNNNNNNNNNNNNNNNNNNNNNNNNNNNNNNNNNNNNNNNNNNNNNNNNNNNNNNNNNNNNNNNNNNNNNNNNNNNNNNNNNNNNNNNNNNNNNNNNNNNNNNNNNNNNNNNNNNNNNNNNNNNNNNNNNNNNNNNNNNNNNNNNNNNNNNNNNNNNNNNNNNNNNNNNNNNNNNNNNNNNNNNNNNNNNNNNNNNNNNNNNNNNNNNNNNNNNNNNNNNNNNNNNNNNNNNNNNNNNNNNNNNNNNNNNNNNNNNNNNNNNNNNNNNNNNNNNNNNNNNNNNNNNNNNNNNNNNNNNNNNNNNNNNNNNNNNNNNNNNNNNNNNNNNNNNNNNNNNNNNNNNNNNNNNNNNNNNNNNNNNNNNNNNNNNNNNNNNNNNNNNNNNNNNNNNNNNNNNNNNNNNNNNNNNNNNNNNNNNNNNNNNNNNNNNNNNNNNNNNNNNNNNNNNNNNNNNNNNNNNNNNNNNNNNNNNNNNNNNNNNNNN is a genomic window containing:
- the LOC104773845 gene encoding uncharacterized protein LOC104773845, with protein sequence MESQPQRSSDDDGHPMDRDSNSIPSSACNLCGRVVQSASDDDLEIFSLCVDCKFLLLEDFGTPALPPLARRQTPSSTRRRRRRRMMRRRSRSRHDSSESVGDLSTQQQFTHLISIARQSLSTVLASDDQRTSSHTTPTGSTRWPLFSESESDDFGNFGETDSNASFSLYRFSHGDNRDDAISFSAYGGGESDASTDRHPEIFVHPDDRSDIDVDTDIDPMHAGLNQWNSDEDDREWDEGADPSGVARTRYQNYLASPSESYSSMTRFDSPELERGFRQRIIERRQALSRNIFTGLEDMEFSPYAANVDDYLDERGFEELLEQLADADNSRRGAPPASLTCVRNLPKVVIGEEHVKKGLVCAICKELFTLGNETTQLPCLHLYHAHCIVPWLNARNSCPLCRYELPTDDKDYEEGRQNVLDVSEDSSSSDAGTDAGEEEYVESEPGVSRVSRGRWLFLAAAPVVGLVGVVLAMWLSNPQRRDIAVSHSQRGNRTRRWLPFF